The following are from one region of the Elgaria multicarinata webbii isolate HBS135686 ecotype San Diego chromosome 13, rElgMul1.1.pri, whole genome shotgun sequence genome:
- the LOC134408070 gene encoding probable G-protein coupled receptor 33, producing the protein MTTYFGNISVKQMNGSHHLVDITSTNIAIASLILLSFLVGMTMNGLFLWVLGVKIKRTVNTLWFLHLILTYLIFCSFLPFLAVHALLGNHWIFGRVMCKLLNTLGSLGMFTMVFLLTIISLDRYLIICHPIWTNHNRTIPQAHRLLALMWLFSLVLSAPYLAFRDTRVVEKGRILCVNNYAFSNDWDTDTTQVIRYRVHLALFVVRFLLAFLFPSFIIIGCSYRMGQEMKKKNFVRKTGKPFRILVASVASFFICWLPYHLYQASWLTGKLSEATEQVLWVIMTAAICFNFCFTPILYLFVGEKFQQIFKTSIVALLQKGFADAPIIFVNEANSAERVC; encoded by the coding sequence ATGACAACCTACTTTGGGAATATCTCAGTCAAACAGATGAACGGCAGCCACCATCTAGTAGACATAACCTCCACAAACATAGCCATTGCCTCCCTGATCCTGTTGTCCTTCCTGGTGGGGATGACCATGAATGGGCTCTTCCTCTGGGTGCTTGGGGTGAAGATAAAGAGAACAGTGAATACGCTCTGGTTCCTTCACCTGATTCTCACCTACTTGATTTTCTGTTCATTCCTACCTTTCTTAGCTGTCCATGCCCTCCTTGGAAATCACTGGATCTTTGGCAGAGTTATGTGCAAGCTTCTCAATACCCTTGGTTCTCTGGGCATGTTCACCATGGTCTTTCTACTCACCATCATCAGCCTGGACCGCTATCTCATCATCTGCCATCCCATCTGGACCAACCATAACCGCACAATACCCCAGGCACACAGGCTACTAGCATTAATGTGGCTCTTTTCTCTAGTCTTGAGTGCCCCCTATCTGGCCTTTCGGGATACTCGAGTGGTAGAGAAGGGCAGAATCCTGTGCGTCAATAATTATGCTTTCTCCAATGACTGGGACACAGACACAACACAGGTTATACGGTATCGTGTTCACTTGGCTCTCTTTGTGGTTCGTTTCCTGCTGGCCTTCCTGTTTCCGTCCTTCATCATCATTGGCTGCTCCTATCGGATGGGTcaagaaatgaagaagaaaaactttGTGAGGAAGACTGGGAAACCATTCAGAATTCTCGTGGCTTCTGTGGCATCCTTCTTCATCTGTTGGCTTCCCTACCACCTCTATCAAGCTTCATGGTTGACTGGGAAACTGTCTGAAGCCACAGAACAGGTCCTGTGGGTAATCATGactgctgccatctgcttcaaTTTCTGTTTCACCCCCATTCTCTACCTCTTTGTTGGAGAAAAATTCCAGCAGATCTTCAAAACATCCATTGTTGCTCTGCTTCAGAAAGGTTTTGCAGATGCTCCCATCATTTTTGTCAACGAAGCAAACAGTGCTGAGAGggtgtgttag
- the LOC134408391 gene encoding probable G-protein coupled receptor 33, which yields MMNHSGNTSVTYRNESHPSLAMNPTNVITAFLLLMSFLVGMTINGLFLWVLGVKMKRTVNTLWFLHLILTYLISCFLLPFFAVYILHDFCWTFKLTMCKIVLSSFSVVMFTTVFLLTIISLDRYLFTCHSIWSQHHRTIPRARRIIAGVWLASLALSVPNLFFLTTQEVKGKMKCNYRFIFSNDRGTVHLTFFSVRFLLAFLLPFVVIMGCYCRTGCKMKTKRLVRTGKPFRILVASVTSFFICWLPYHLYQAALLLDRAQTETEEILWDLTAAGGCFNICFTPILYLFVGEKFQQVFKTSMLTLLKKGFVDYPINPGDNINTTEEVDQTHGKSAQELKVTQGNHLP from the coding sequence ATGATGAACCACTCGGGGAATACCTCAGTCACATATAGGAACGAGAGCCACCCTTCGCTAGCCATGAATCCCACAAATGTGATCACTGCATTCCTTCTGTTGATGTCCTTCCTGGTGGGGATgaccatcaatgggcttttcctCTGGGTGCTGGGCGTGAAGATGAAGCGAACCGTGAATACTCTCTGGTTCCTTCACCTGATCCTCACCTACTTAATATCTTGCTTCCTCCTGCCCTTCTTTGCTGTTTATATCCTCCATGATTTCTGCTGGACCTTCAAACTCACGATGTGCAAGATCGTgctctcctccttctctgtgGTTATGTTCACCACTGTCTTTCTACTCACCATCATCAGCCTGGACCGTTATCTCTTCACCTGCCATTCCATCTGGTCGCAGCATCACCGCACGATCCCCCGGGCACGAAGGATCATCGCAGGGGTGTGGCTTGCTTCCTTAGCCCTGAGTGTGCCCAACCTATTTTTCCTGACGACCCAAGAGGTCAAGGGCAAAATGAAGTGTAATTATAGATTCATTTTCTCCAATGATCGGGGCACCGTGCACCTGACTTTCTTTTCAGTTCGGTTCCTGCTAGCCTTCCTGCTTCCGTTCGTCGTCATCATGGGCTGCTATTGTCGGACTGGTTGTAAAATGAAGACAAAAAGGCTGGTGAGGACTGGGAAGCCTTTCAGAATCCTGGTGGCTTCTGTGACATCCTTCTTCATCTGCTGGCTTCCCTACCATCTCTACCAGGCTGCACTGTTACTTGATAGAGCAcagacagaaacagaagagattcTGTGGGATCTTACAGCTGCTGGAGGCTGTTTCAATATCTGCTTCACCCCCATTCTCTATCTCTTTGTCGGGGAGAAGTTTCAGCAGGTCTTCAAAACTTCCATGCTCACGCTGCTGAAGAAAGGGTTTGTGGATTATCCCATCAATCCTGGGGACAATATAAACACCACTGAAGAGGTCGACCAGACCCATGGCAAAAGTGCTCAGGAGCTGAAAGTGACTCAGGGAAACCATCTGCCATAA